A genomic stretch from Bordetella sp. N includes:
- a CDS encoding branched-chain amino acid ABC transporter permease, with product MNVYLLQVVNGVGIGMLYFLLAVGLSIIFGLLRFVNFAHGAFYLLGAYFCYQAVAWGLNFWLALILVPLVTAVLAWVAERTLLRRVYDQPHEFHILITVGLALVLQEAVILIWGPLGDNVATPAALQGVVMWGGFIYPKYRLFVIAFTAVFALLLWWLLEGTRLGSAVRAGSESAEMVSLLGINIFRVFGLVFALGAGTAALAGALAAPIRGVDPFMGLEALGVAFVIVVVGGMGSFAGALVGGLLIGIVQSVMSSLWPEGARLMIYVAMAAVLLLRPHGLLGRG from the coding sequence GTGAACGTTTATTTGCTGCAGGTGGTCAACGGGGTCGGCATCGGCATGCTGTACTTCCTGTTGGCCGTCGGCTTGTCCATCATTTTCGGCCTGCTGCGTTTCGTCAACTTCGCGCATGGCGCCTTCTATCTGCTGGGCGCCTATTTCTGCTATCAGGCGGTGGCGTGGGGGTTGAACTTCTGGCTGGCGCTGATCCTGGTGCCGCTGGTGACGGCGGTGCTGGCCTGGGTGGCCGAGCGTACCCTGCTGCGCCGGGTGTACGACCAGCCGCATGAGTTCCACATCCTCATCACCGTGGGCCTGGCGCTGGTGTTGCAGGAAGCGGTCATCCTGATCTGGGGGCCGCTGGGCGACAATGTCGCCACGCCGGCCGCCCTGCAGGGCGTGGTGATGTGGGGCGGTTTCATCTATCCCAAGTACCGGCTGTTTGTCATCGCCTTCACCGCGGTGTTCGCGCTGCTGCTGTGGTGGCTGCTGGAAGGCACGCGGCTGGGCAGCGCGGTGCGCGCGGGCAGCGAGTCGGCCGAGATGGTGTCCCTGCTGGGCATCAACATCTTCCGCGTGTTCGGCCTGGTATTCGCGCTGGGCGCCGGTACCGCGGCGCTGGCGGGCGCGCTGGCCGCACCCATACGCGGGGTCGATCCCTTCATGGGGCTGGAAGCGCTGGGCGTCGCCTTCGTCATCGTGGTGGTGGGCGGCATGGGAAGCTTTGCCGGCGCGCTGGTGGGCGGGCTCTTGATCGGCATCGTGCAGAGCGTGATGAGTTCGCTGTGGCCGGAAGGCGCGCGCCTGATGATCTACGTGGCGATGGCGGCGGTGCTGCTGCTGCGCCCGCATGGCCTGCTGGGGAGGGGATGA